The following coding sequences are from one Chanos chanos chromosome 12, fChaCha1.1, whole genome shotgun sequence window:
- the ash1l gene encoding LOW QUALITY PROTEIN: histone-lysine N-methyltransferase ASH1L (The sequence of the model RefSeq protein was modified relative to this genomic sequence to represent the inferred CDS: inserted 1 base in 1 codon; substituted 2 bases at 2 genomic stop codons) translates to MDPRSQGPPATPPPLPSAALPAEREKEGVGGKKEEDEEEKKKRDGVQGDKGGSSQQQQQSPQFSVKETSYSEGNVKLKIGLQAKRMKKPPKILENYVCRPAFRATVRQGARGGGRGSRGGAVTNDGGGSSCTKEGERSPNVSRAVGVPPPSSPTATTLAPPQPPPPPPPSQPPTATTISLSTPVSRTGPAKRGPPKLACKSEGKADLKPTASADRPLNLHRPVPDSKMHSSIKKTLTPQSNQLIPSSPLPTTATPSPLDPKTDEAAKPPQYTYADSQKEQERAMPSWGAPTVTEKLAQLIATCPPSKGPKPKVRKVSPSSSHNSSPPMISNLQRPERAMANRATYSRAVHLAPPPPVSRPPGRPYGSRNKDSVLDKLSGAPRKEETDGVSKGGSNNISSSTSATTTSPALAHSSSCLETIASDSNDGNSVKSQSRLGHCPPTSSSATPPLSSSFTSSSCSFIATERTVGLQSSAVSLAPHPRVHPSQMEESGERERERDKDRESPRDLVKSSAPTALGKQDAKEKGPTVGPRGERGKSSSPIKRSPNQEGHNSRAPSPTEPAKRSTSPSNPPTTACSSPPLLSEDPEPVSPSSLAEQDSKPLKKRRGRRPRWTRVVNRSQRSAQESAASQPKSNMPLPTSGLANPPPVRRPVGRPPNAHRVPPVVSQLFSPPPKKRGRPKSKMPRLDAPTRGRPPLKLAPSKVFSMIKSKEEQDPPVLHPEVDLNPPKPMPRKRGRPKRLPPTLPQETQPPTLAPEAGDGSGGDKGFRSKGNGQLIMKTIIGKINKMKTVKRKRLLSQILLGPGSGAEQEGSRGSAGGTVVAATQSLSSLAATFGGKLGPQINVSKKGTIYMGKRRGRKPKVQTNPSTGAPTPPPDTFLSPNTSSPHHLHPAPNQAMQGQQHQLPPSDVFPSPSLSQSSGGQSPISDGSFVEPGSAHFLTHPCSHGHHSFPFPPPTFSVPSPRSLGSSAAAAHPSQKKSTCRGYHHHNHHHYRPHCHYRKLSPPRPLLPTSPAPLSELKEATPSPVSESHSEETVPSDSGIGTDNNSTSDRGEKAGATGLVGVGGIPQGLTSSGLLMPGVMGSAVSVGGAGLNPPGRRRHSSSVLIERPSPTPSPLGARSSPDPRRPHPAAPPSTLVGHKEKHKHKCKRRGHSCPGYDKLKRQKRKRKKKYLQLRSRRQDPDFLADLEDIIVQLSEIRISHRTAPALRLGSSLGLGVGATGRGTGISGARSGSGLGSSVNPQPHHYLHRDLLPTIFRINFSGYYSPHPAYPCDSLHYVRKPDLKKKRGRPPKLRESMSEVPFVPGLGFPLSGGGFYHPSFYHPSSAPLGLGYYRGYPPAGALYPHPHHQAPHSGPTHHGHHSPSFHPPPPPSYMHHHPSHLLLNPSKFHKKKHKLLRQEFLGSGRSPVLYPAVSSDLSFGWHHKHKHRHKHRERCGEEDGEDGAGRGGGGVEGMGTGRGERGGVEAVQRCCYGRDGSADSGPGKQAAAVSSANSPSSSSSSSAERYKRKETSMSSCLGPSRLSLGGGSRGLHAVDSWFRMGNSEANYAKVSRNRPSSQGAFSDRHSQDLMGCSDSEEDEPALTNEEADNSSHHTNLFASALTRTSLRVGRGRSGGTLESANLSRLDRTMRKDRSTSAERRESGSTAGVQTRGAHSSAHDCLEGVLHHRHHHSPPLSLSHSESTACLSHCGLDQTPGGARLSSSRQASPSAHPSQSCCLDSSPTRHAHRAPPAKKSLHHVNKILRAKKLQRQARTGNNMVKKRGPGRPRKHPLPSPLPSPPPPPEPESQSHHRHRDRGGVRWEEDTVSGAIEAAVQGQRRKGRKRKRCEREKGEEDEEMEEPREEEREEEEEVLGARTNSAGGGGGGGGRNWLTQDEIHRFRSALEGKSESHSSPECSGPTPQEQAPPPPVTSQREKRAARPPKKKFQKAGLYSDVYKTADPRSQLLQLKKDKLEYNPAEHEHGLFPAPINVGKYLRQKRIDFQLPYDILWLWKHDQLYKRPDVPLYKKIRSNVYVDVKPLSXYEATTGNCKPPDDLGEKGCLDDCLNRMIFAECSPSACPCGEQCDNQHIQRHEWVQCLERFRADGKGWGIRTKEPLRAGQFIIEYLGEVVSEQEFRSDMIXIAXWSMYFSNSGHYCLNLDSGMVIDSYRMGNEARFINHSCEPNCEMQKWSVNGVYRIGLFALKDMSSGTELTYDYNFHSFNTEEQQVCKCGSEGCRGIIGGKSQRINGLPSKGGGTGGGARRLGRLKEKRKSKHQLKKREEDSNDSSKFYPHLLMKPMSNRERNFVLKHRVFLLRNWEKMREKQEMLKREGERERERDNSLSLYTRLGNVIRDDGNIKSDVFLTQFSALQTSRSVRTRRLAAAEENTEVTRTARLAHIFKEICDMITSYKDSAGQTLAAPLLNLPSRKRNVQYYEKVSDPLDLSTIEKQILTGHYKTVEAFDADMLKVFRNAEKYYGRKSSVGRDVCRLRKAYYGARHEAAVQIDEIVGETASEADSSDSLERDHGHHHHHGGSGPGSHDKDDDVIRCICGMYKDEGLMIQCEKCMVWQHFDCMRLQAEVEHYLCEQCDPRPVDREVPMVPQPSYAQAGSVYYICLLRDDLLLHQGDCVYLMRDSRRTPEGQPVRQSYRLLSHVNRDKLDIFRIEKLWKNEKGERFAFGHHYFRPHETHHSPSRRFYQNELFRVPLYEIIPLEAVVGTCCVLDLYTYCKGRPKGVKEQDVYICDYRLDKSAHLFYKIHRNRYPVCTKPYAFNHFPKRLTPKRDFSPHYVPDNYKRNGGRSAWKSERSKGAPTCEDDASPGGSCDRLNVGFPRDVEDRGGAGGVEGDMDVSMEGPTTLSCVPPQQEQRGSREVDEEEEEEEGVEGKEMEEGATERARGGEMLEPPPSPLHPSILGRREAQRERLNKILLDLLHRAPSKNAIDVTYLLEEGSGRRLRRRTLGLGDFVSRK, encoded by the exons ATGGATCCGAGGAGTCAGGGGCCGCCCGCCACACCACCTCCCCTTCCCTCTGCCGCTCTGCCTGCAGAACgagaaaaggagggagtgggtggaaagaaagaggaggatgaggaggagaagaaaaagagggacgGGGTGCAGGGCGACAAGGGCGGCTCCAGC cagcagcagcagcagtcccCTCAGTTCTCCGTGAAGGAGACCAGCTACTCAGAAGGCAACGTTAAGCTCAAGATTGGCCTCCAGGCAAAGCGCATGAAAAAGCCACCCAAGATCCTGGAGAACTACGTGTGTCGGCCCGCCTTCCGGGCCACGGTACGACAAGGGGCGAGGGGCGGGGGGCGAGGAAGCCGCGGCGGAGCAGTCACCAACGATGGCGGCGGCTCCTCTTGCACTAAAGAGGGCGAGAGGAGTCCAAATGTCAGCCGAGCAGTAGGAGTACCTCCGCCTTCGTCACCCACTGCTACCACCTTGGCTCCTcctcagcctcctcctcctcctcctccttctcagCCCCCCACCGCCACCACCATCAGCCTGTCCACTCCTGTGAGCAGGACTGGTCCCGCAAAAAGG gGTCCTCCCAAACTGGCATGCAAATCAGAAGGGAAAGCAGATTTGAAACCTACGGCCTCTGCTGACAGACCACTCAACTTGCACCGCCCTGTGCCAGATAGCAAGATGCACTCCTCCATCAAAAAGACACTTACACCCCAATCCAACCAGCTCATCCCCTCCTCGCCACTACCCACTACTGCCACCCCATCACCGCTGGATCCCAAAACAGATGAGGCAGCTAAACCCCCACAGTACACCTATGCTGACAGCCAGAAGGAGCAAGAGAGGGCCATGCCAAGCTGGGGTGCTCCTACCGTTACAGAAAAACTGGCTCAGCTTATAGCCACCTGCCCGCCTTCAAAAGGCCCAAAGCCCAAGGTGCGCAAAgtctccccctcttcctcccaCAACAGTTCCCCACCCATGATTTCCAACTTGCAGCGGCCGGAGCGAGCTATGGCTAACAGGGCCACCTATTCCAGAGCTGTGCACCTGGCCCCTCCTCCGCCTGTGTCCCGGCCCCCGGGTCGCCCCTATGGCTcaagaaacaaagacagtgtTCTGGATAAGCTATCTGGTGCCCCTAGGAAAGAAGAAACTGATGGGGTGTCAAAGGGAGGCAGCAACAACATCAGTAGCAGCACCTCTGCTACCACAACCAGTCCTGCACTAGCTCACAGCAGCAGTTGCTTGGAGACTATTGCCAGTGACAGCAATGACGGCAACAGTGTCAAGTCTCAGTCACGTCTCGGGCACTGCCCACCCACTTCTTCATCTGCTACACCTCCActttcctcctccttcacctcctcctcctgctctttcATTGCTACAGAGAGGACTGTTGGTCTTCAGAGCTCAGCAGTTTCTTTGGCTCCTCATCCCAGAGTACACCCCTCTCAGATGGaggagagcggagagagagaaagggagcgagacaaagacagagaaagtccTAGAGACTTAGTTAAAAGTTCAGCACCTACAGCACTAGGGAAACAAGACGCTAAGGAAAAGGGGCCTACAGTGGGGCCTCGAGGTGAGAGGGGGAAGAGTTCAAGCCCAATAAAACGCAGTCCTAATCAGGAGGGTCACAACAGTAGGGCTCCTAGCCCCACTGAGCCTGCTAAACGCTCCACGTCACCATCAAACCCTCCTACCACTGCCTGCAGCAGCCCTCCTTTGCTTAGCGAGGACCCTGAGCCAGTATCACCTTCCTCTCTGGCGGAGCAGGACAGCAAGCCGTTGAAGAAACGCCGTGGTCGCCGACCTCGGTGGACACGGGTGGTCAACCGCTCCCAGAGATCAGCACAGGAATCTGCTGCAAGCCAGCCCAAGTCCAACATGCCTCTCCCTACATCAGGCCTTGCAAACCCCCCACCTGTTCGCCGACCGGTAGGGAGACCTCCCAATGCTCATCGTGTGCCCCCAGTTGTCTCACAGCTCTTCTCGCCCCCACCCAAGAAGAGAGGCCGTCCCAAATCCAAAATGCCTCGACTGGATGCCCCAACACGCGGACGCCCCCCTCTCAAGCTTGCCCCTTCCAAAGTATTCTCTATGATCAAGTCCAAAGAGGAGCAAGACCCTCCTGTTCTACATCCTGAAGTAGATCTGAACCCCCCAAAACCCATGCCGAGGAAACGGGGCAGACCCAAACGCTTACCACCCACTCTACCACAAGAGACCCAGCCCCCGACATTGGCTCCTGAGGCTGGGGATGGCTCCGGGGGTGATAAGGGGTTCCGCAGTAAGGGCAACGGGCAGCTCATCATGAAGACCATCATAGGCAAGATCAATAAGATGAAGACGGTGAAGCGTAAGAGGCTCCTGAGTCAGATCCTTCTGGGACCTGGGTCCGGAGCCGAACAGGAAGGATCTAGGGGGTCAGCTGGAGGCACGGTAGTGGCTGCAACTCAGTCCCTGTCCTCCCTGGCAGCTACTTTTGGTGGAAAGCTAGGACCACAGATCAATGTAAGCAAGAAAGGCACAATATACATGGGCAAGAGGAGGGGACGCAAGCCCAAGGTACAGACAAACCCTTCCACAGGTGCGCCCACGCCACCACCCGACACTTTCCTGTCCCCCAACACGTCATCCCCACACCACTTGCACCCTGCACCAAACCAAGCCATGCAGGGTCAGCAGCACCAGCTTCCCCCCTCCGATGTTTTCCCTTCCCCttctctgtcccagtccagtgGGGGCCAGAGTCCCATCAGTGATGGCAGTTTTGTGGAGCCTGGGTCAGCGCACTTCTTGACACACCCATGCAGCCATGGCCACCATTCTTTCCCCTTTCCTCCGCCAACCTTCTCTGTGCCCTCGCCTCGCTCACTAGGAAGCTCCGCCGCAGCTGCTCACCCCAGTCAGAAAAAGTCTACGTGCCGTGGCTATCACCACCACAACCATCATCACTACCGGCCGCACTGCCATTACCGCAAACTCTCGCCGCCGCGGCCACTGTTGCCCACCTCACCTGCCCCCCTCAGTGAACTGAAGGAGGCCACACCCTCACCTGTCAGTGAGTCGCACAGTGAGGAGACGGTACCAAGTGACAGTGGCATTGGGACGGACAACAATAGCACCTCAGACCGTGGTGAGAAGGCAGGGGCAACAGGGCTAGTAGGAGTTGGTGGCATCCCACAGGGCCTGACTAGCAGTGGACTCCTCATGCCTGGGGTCATGGGGTCAGCGGTGAGTGTCGGGGGAGCGGGACTAAACCCCCCAGGTAGGAGGCGACACTCATCCTCTGTGCTCATTGAACGTCCCTCGCCAACCCCATCACCTCTGGGGGCTAGATCATCACCAGACCCACGGCGGCCACATCCTGCGGCACCCCCATCAACGTTGGTGGGCCACAAGGAGAAACACAAGCACAAGTGTAAGCGGCGGGGACACAGCTGCCCAGGCTATGACAAACTGAAACGGCAGAAGCGCAAGCGCAAGAAGAAGTACTTACAGCTGCGATCGCGTCGCCAGGACCCGGACTTCCTGGCTGATCTGGAGGACATTATAGTGCAGCTGAGTGAAATACGCATCTCTCATCGGACAGCCCCTGCCCTGCGGCTGGGTAGCAGCTTGGGTCTCGGGGTTGGAGCAACAGGCAGGGGTACTGGCATAAGTGGGGCCAGATCCGGCAGTGGCTTGGGAAGCAGTGTCAACCCTCAACCACATCACTACCTGCATCGAGACCTCCTACCCACCATCTTCCGCATCAACTTCAGTGGCTATTACTCACCCCATCCAGCCTACCCATGTGACTCGCTGCACTATGTCCGGAAACCCGACCTGAAGAAGAAGCGGGGTCGACCTCCCAAACTCCGGGAGTCCATGTCTGAGGTGCCCTTTGTCCCTGGGCTCGGATTCCCACTCTCTGGAGGAGGATTCTATCACCCTTCATTCTATCACCCTTCCTCAGCGCCCCTCGGCCTTGGTTATTATCGGGGATACCCGCCAGCTGGAGCCCTGTACCCCCATCCACACCACCAGGCACCACACTCTGGCCCAACTCACCATGGGCACCACTCCCCCTCCTTCCACCCTCCTCCACCGCCGTCCTACATGCACCATCACCCCTCGCACCTGCTGCTCAACCCCTCCAAATTCCACAAAAAGAAGCACAAACTGCTACGTCAGGAGTTCCTTGGCAGTGGCCGTTCACCTGTGCTCTACCCAGCTGTGTCTTCCGACCTGTCCTTCGGCTGgcaccacaaacacaagcatCGGCACAAACACCGCGAACGCTGTGGAGAGGAGGACGGAGAGGATGGGGCGGgaagaggtggaggtggagtaGAGGGCATGGGGACGGGAAGAGGGGAACGAGGGGGCGTGGAAGCTGTTCAGCGTTGCTGCTACGGGCGAGACGGCTCGGCCGATTCTGGCCCGGGCAAACAGGCAGCGGCTGTCTCTTCTGCCAATTCCCCTTCCTCCTCGTCTTCGTCGTCAGCGGAAAGGTACAAGCGGAAAGAGACTTCCATGTCATCCTGCCTCGGGCCCTCCCGGCTGTCCCTTGGCGGCGGATCCAGGGGGTTGCACGCCGTGGACTCCTGGTTCAGAATGGGTAACTCGGAGGCAAATTATGCCAAGGTCTCACGGAACCGCCCCTCTAGTCAGGGAGCTTTCTCTGACAGACACTCGCAGGACCTAATGGGCTGCTCAGACAGCGAGGAGGATGAGCCTGCTCTGACCAATGAGGAGGCAGATAATAGCTCCCATCACACTAACTTGTTTGCGTCCGCCCTCACTCGAACCTCCCTTAGGGTGGGCCGAGGCAGGAGCGGCGGGACCTTGGAAAGTGCTAATCTGAGTCGGTTGGACAGGACTATGAGGAAGGACCGGTCAACGtctgcagagaggagagagtcag GAAGCACAGCTGGTGTTCAGACGCGGGGTGCGCACTCTAGCGCCCACGACTGTTTGGAGGGTGTACTGCACCATCGGCACCACCACTCACCTCCGCTCAGCCTTTCTCACTCTGAATCGACCGCCTGCCTGTCCCACTGTGGCCTTGACCAGACGCCGGGCGGAGCTCGGCTGTCCTCCAGCCGACAGGCCAGCCCTTCTGCGCACCCCTCCCAGTCGTGCTGCCTGGATTCCTCCCCCACGCGCCATGCCCACAGGGCCCCGCCCGCCAAGAAGAGCCTTCACCACGTCAACAAAATTCTTCGTGCCAAGAAGCTGCAGAGACAGGCCCGCACAGGGAACAACATGGTGAAGAAGAGGGGCCCGGGACGTCCGCGGAAACACCCCCTGCCGTCCCCTCTACCCTCGCCCCCTCCGCCCCCGGAACCCGAGAGCCAATCCCATCACAGACACCGGGACAGAGGCGGGGTCAGGTGGGAGGAAGACACGGTGAGCGGCGCCATCGAGGCGGCGGTGCAGGGACAGCGCAGGAAGGGCAGGAAGAGGAAACGCTGTGAACGAGAGAAGGGCGAGGAGGACGAGGAGATGGAGGAGccgagagaggaggagagagaggaggaggaggaagtgcTGGGTGCGAGAACAAATTcggcaggaggaggaggaggaggaggaggaagaaactGGCTCACCCAGGACGAGATTCATCGCTTTCGCAG TGCCTTGGAGGGAAAATCTGAGAGCCACTCTTCGCCAGAATGCTCAGGACCCACCCCCCAGGAACAAGCCCCACCCCCACCGGTAACCAGCCAACGGGAGAAAAGAGCTGCGAGACCACCCAAGAAGAAGTTTCAGAAGGCGGGGCTTTACTCTGACGTGTACAAAACTGCAGA ccCTCGTAGTCAGCTGCTCCAGCTGAAGAAGGACAAGCTGGAGTATAACCCAGCCGAGCATGAGCACGGGCTTTTCCCCGCCCCCATCAATGTCG GGAAGTATCTGCGTCAGAAACGCATTGATTTCCAGCTGCCATATGACATCCTGTGGCTTTGGAAACATGATCAG ctCTATAAGAGGCCAGACGTCCCACTCTACAAAAAGATCAGATCCA ACGTCTACGTTGACGTGAAGCCTCTCT GGTACGAGGCCACCACGGGTAACTGCAAACCTCCCGACGACCTCGGCGAAAAAGGCTGTTTGGATGACTGCCTGAACAG GATGATCTTTGCTGAGTGTTCTCCCAGCGCATGTCCGTGTGGGGAACAGTGTGATAACCAGCATATCCAGAGACACGAGTGGGTTCAGTGTCTGGAGCGTTTCCGTGCCGACGGCAAAGGCTGGGGCATCCGCACCAAGGAGCCGCTGCGCGCCGGCCAGTTCATTATCGAGTACCTGGGCGAAGTCGTCAGTGAGCAGGAGTTCAGGTCAGACATGATCT GAATCGCATGATGGAGCATGTACTTCTCAAACAGTGGGCATTACTGTCTGAACCTGGACAGCGGCATGGTCATTGACAGCTACCGCATGGGCAACGAAGCACGCTTCATCAACCACAGCTGTGAGCCCAACTGTGAAATGCAGAAGTG GTCAGTGAACGGGGTGTATCGCATTGGTCTGTTTGCACTGAAGGACATGAGCAGCGGGACAGAGCTGACCTATGACTACAACTTCCACTCCTtcaacacagaggagcag CAAGTGTGTAAATGTGGCTCAGAAGGTTGCCGCGGCATCATCGGTGGCAAGAGCCAGCGAATCAACGGGCTTCCCAGTAAAGGAGGCGGAACAGGAGGCGGAGCCAGAAGGCTTggcagactgaaagagaaacgCAAGTCGAAGCACCAGCTGAAAAAACGG gAGGAGGATTCAAATGACAGCAGCAAGTTCTACCCTCATCTCCTCATGAAGCCCATGTCCAACAGAGAGAG GAACTTTGTGCTGAAACACCGTGTGTTCCTGCTGAGGAACTGggagaagatgagagaaaaacaggagatgttaaagagagagggagagagagaacgagagagggacaACAGCCTCTCCCTCTACACGCGCCTTGGCAACGTTATACGGGATGACGGCAACATcaagtcag acgtGTTCCTCACACAGTTTTCGGCGCTGCAGACGTCTCGTTCCGTGCGCACGCGCAGACTGGCTGCCGCAGAGGAGAACACTGAGGTCACACGCACGGCCCGACTGGCACACATCTTCAAAGAGATATGTGACATGATCACCAGCTACAAAG actcaGCTGGGCAAACCCTGGCTGCTCCGCTGCTTAACCTCCCCTCTCGGAAGCG gaaTGTCCAGTACTATGAGAAGGTCTCCGATCCTCTGGACCTCAGCACCATAGAGAAGCAGATCCTCACCGGTCACTATAAAACAGTGGAGGCCTTTGACGCCGACATGCTCAAAGTCTTCCGCAACGCTGAG AAGTACTACGGCCGCAAGTCCTCGGTGGGGCGCGACGTGTGCCGTCTGCGGAAGGCGTATTACGGCGCGCGTCACGAGGCCGCCGTCCAGATCGACGAGATCGTGGGCGAGACGGCCAGCGAAGCGGACAGCTCCGATTCACTGGAGCGGGACCACggccatcaccaccaccacggCGGGAGCGGGCCGGGCAGCCACGACAAGGACGACGATGTGATCCGCTGCATCTGCGGCATGTACAAGGACGAGGGCCTGATGATCCAGTGTGAGAAATGCATG GTTTGGCAGCATTTTGACTGTATGCGTTTACAAGCGGAGGTTGAGCATTACCTTTGTGAGCAGTGTGACCCCCGCCCAGTGGACAGG GAAGTGCCTATGGTGCCTCAGCCCAGCTACGCCCAGGCTGGCTCCGTCTACTACATCTGTCTGCTCCGAGACGACCTGCTGCTCCACCAGG GTGATTGTGTGTATCTGATGCGAGACAGCAGGCGTACTCCTGAGGGCCAGCCTGTGCGACAGTCCTATCGCCTCCTCTCTCATGTCAACAGAGACAAACTGGACATCTTTCGCATCGAAAAGCtctggaaaaatgaaaa GGGTGAGAGGTTTGCCTTTGGTCATCACTACTTCCGCCCTCACGAGACGCACCATTCGCCCTCACGACGCTTCTACCAAAACGAGCTGTTCAGAGTGCCTCTCTACGAAATCATCCCGCTGGAGGCCGTGGTCGGCACCTGCTGCGTCCTCGACCTATACACATACTGCAAAG gTCGGCCGAAAGGCGTGAAGGAGCAGGATGTGTACATCTGTGACTACCGACTGGATAAGTCAGCGCACCTCTTCTACAAGATCCATCGTAACCGTTACCCAGTGTGCACCAAGCCCTACGCCTTCAACCACTTCCCCAAGAGACTCACACCCAAGAGGGACTTCTCG CCTCACTATGTTCCTGATAACTATAAGCGAAACGGCGGACGCTCGGCGTGGAAAAGCGAGCGATCCAAAGGGGCACCGACCTGCGAGGACGACGCCTCCCCCGGCGGGTCGTGTGACCGTCTGAACGTGGGTTTCCCAAGGGACGTGGAGgacagaggaggtgctggagggGTGGAAGGAGACATGGACGTGTCCATGGAGGGGCCCACCACCCTGTCCTGTGTACCCCCCcaacaggaacagagaggaagcagagaggtggatgaggaggaggaagaggaggaaggcgTGGAAGGAAAGGAGATGGAAGAAGGCGCCacggagagagcgagaggaggtGAGATGCTGGAGCcgcctccctctccccttcatCCCTCCATTCTTGGAAGGAGGGAGGCGCAGAGAGAACGACTAAACAAGATATTGCTGGATCTGCTGCACCGAGCACCCAGCAAAAacg CTATAGACGTGACTTATCTCCTGGAGGAGGGCTCCGGCCGTCGGCTGCGCAGACGCACGCTCGGACTGGGTGATTTTGTCagcaggaagtga
- the lrrc71 gene encoding leucine-rich repeat-containing protein 71 has translation MCVGANARDKCRVQSIDDYQCSGSLEADFPQLCSLMKIREVPVVTSRIQTSTSPSADRRALEASQSQVWCESAMTTWCPKPRLQVELDFEDRQSVKEVKISGWKVDSLMVQVLSKILPSLSHLQSLHMWQVGLNDRTFASLKNTLFLCSNLRTVILEGNPLPEENFHLLMGEDSMLTHLSLRNNRIGEEGARLIGSALSTTRSANRNLVSLNLAFNSIGDAGAIHIAHGLRLNRTLLCLSLANNHIGDAGAAPLAEILAPFALTHEEVVERRRLLMSRSACPSQATAADSKCECPLSVPSSSSLEPNVGKGAKGSSKKKDAPKKDEKPVGGHTGGGPGKREEPKPAKKASDTKVPRGRAGRSGRKDKQPLVQESEDKNSAVQKSPEPTETVSPLLDPGVQHTGGRVIVPGNTALTALNLAGNKLTERSLPLFLSSVGSQGKGGLLHLRLQRNCFPPDCDTFLKIQEMMSLRDPLNRSPSGQVDDVQGQAA, from the exons atgtgtgtaggcGCGAATGCACGAGACAAGTGCCGGGTCCAGAGCATAG ATGATTACCAGTGTTCAGGAAGTTTGGAGGCGGACTTCCCTCAGCTGTGTTCACTGATGAAAATAAGAGAAGTCCCTGTCGTAACATCAAGGATCCAAACCTCGACGTCTCCATCCGCAGACAGAAGAGCTCTGG AAGCCAGTCAGTCACAGGTGTGGTGTGAGAGTGCCATGACAACGTGGTGCCCTAAGCCCCGCCTGCAGGTAGAACTGGACTTTGAGGACCGTCAGAGTGTGAAAGAGGTCAAGATATCTG GATGGAAAGTTGATTCTTTGATGGTCCAAGTGCTAAGCAAGATATTGCCATCTCTGAGCCATCTCCAGAGCCTACA TATGTGGCAGGTCGGACTGAACGATCGCACGTTTGCCTCCCTGAAGAACACCTTATTTCTGTGCTCCAACCTCAG GACTGTGATTTTGGAAGGAAACCCTCTACCTGAAGAGAACTTTCACCTCCTCATGGGGGAGGACAGTAT GTTGACTCATCTGTCTCTGCGTAACAACAGGATAGGGGAGGAGGGAGCTCGTCTGATTGGCTCAGCCCTCTCCACAACCCGTTCGGCGAACAGGAACCTCGTGTCACTCAACCTGGCCTTCAACTCCATTGGCGACGCTGGCGCCATTCACATTGCACAT GGTCTGCGTCTGAACCGcaccctgctctgtctgtccctgGCCAACAATCACATCGGAGATGCAGGTGCCGCTCCTCTGGCAGAG atCCTGGCTCCCTTTGCCCTTACGCACGAGGAGGTGGTTGAGAGGAGGAGGCTGTTGA TGTCCCGTTCCGCCTGTCCGTCTCAGGCTACTGCTGCGGACTCGAAGTGcgagtgtcctctctctgttcccagcAGCTCCTCTCTGGAGCCCAATGTTGGCAAAGGTGCCAAGGGCAGCTCCAAGAAGAAG GATGCACCTAAAAAAGATGAGAAGCCAGTGGGCGGTCACACAGGTGGAGGaccaggaaagagagaggaacctAAACCCGCCAAAAAAG CGTCAGATACCAAGGTGCCGCGGGGTCGAGCGGGGAGGTCTGGAAGGAAGGACAAACAGCCGTTAGTGCAGGAGAGTGAG GATAAGAACTCTGCTGTtcagaag tcacCAGAAccaacagagacagtgagtccCCTGCTGGATCCAGGCGTGCAGCACACAGGAGGACGAGTCATTGTGCCAGGAAACACAGCTCTGACCGCTCTCAACCTGGCAG gGAATAAACTGACGGAGCGgtcactccctctcttcttaTCTTCTGTGGGAAGCCAGGGCAAAGGAGGTCTTCTGCACCTCCGTCTCCAG AGAAACTGCTTTCCCCCTGATTGTGACACCTTCCTTAAGATacaggaaatgatgtcactGAGGGACCCACTCAACCGAAGCCCGTCAGGTCAGGTGGATGATGTCCAAGGCCAGGCAGCTTAG